The Stegostoma tigrinum isolate sSteTig4 chromosome 18, sSteTig4.hap1, whole genome shotgun sequence sequence TAACTTCAAAGGTAGCCTACGAACCCATAAAGTCTGTGCCAGCTCATTTGAAGAATAATCCAGTTAGTTCTAGTTCCCTGCATTTTTCTCTCCTTGAAATATTTATtcagttcccttttgaatgctATGATTTGATCTATGTTCCCCCCAACCCCAACTCCATCAGGCAGTGAATTCAAAATCCTAACTGTTTTATACACAAAAGATTTTTCCAGATGGTACCTCTGGTTCTTCTGtcaatcatcttaaatctgtgttctctAGTCATTGACCATTCAGCCATTCGAAGTACAGTTTGACTGCCTACACTTTGATCATGTTACCTTGACCAAATCTGCTCTCAGTcttaaaaacctaaagaactgcagatgctgtaaatcaggaacaaaaacagaagttgctggaaagctcagcgggtctggcagcatctgtgaagaaaaaaaatcagagttaatgtttcgggtccggtgactaccatcagttctgaggaagggtcaccagacctgaaacgttaactctgatttctctccacggatgctgccagacctgctgagctttttcagcaacttctgtttttggtcttACTGTCAGCCTTCTTTGCTCACAAGAGAACAATCCCAACTTGTCCTTTCTGACCTCATTCAGGTAACCCCCTCATTTCTGGAATTTGATTACGTTAGTACTCTACAACCAATTTGCATCAAATAGCTTCTACCAATCCCTGATGAAAAATGGTCCTATTTGGTTTTCCCAAATTACTTGAAATTTGCTTAAAGTAAGACATGCAAATTTAAGAGGATGAGCAAGGGAGTAGCTAGATGTGAAGAAAGCTGATTTGAAGATTATGCTTTTTCACGTGAGGTTTTGACTGCACATTATGCAATGTCTCACACTGTTTCAAATAACCAATAAATTGAAAGAAGTTCATAGATTTTCCATTAGACTCTACACAACAAAAGTTTAAGGCAATATTTCAAATCTCTTACTTATTATACTTAAATGCTACTCATCGTATCTCATTCAAAGAATTTGGAAAGTTATTAGCAAATACTAACTAGGGAAGATTTAAGCTCTGAGAAACCTCACGATCCAGGAACGTGTTGGAGATAATAAGGTCAATTTTCTGATTGAACTGAACAAGTCGTCTTCGTTTTGCTTTCACTGGAGATTCCAGGATGTTGTCCAAGATGGGAAGGTGAATTAAATGTAGCAGCTGCAATAAAGTTGTTTGCTTCCAAACATCCTCAACCACTGTTGAGGAGCAAGTCAAACCCCATTGTTGAAAGCAAAAGAGAAGCACAGTAGAAACACTGTTAGTATTCACATGCTGAGTTATAAACAATCACACAGGCACAAACTGATTAGTCGATACATGCAATTTGCATATTGAAATGCAAAACCCAAGCTGTGTTAATTTCTGCAGAGGAGAAAAAAGGGCAGGACAGAGAAACCACAATTCTTAAGTTTATGAGTACAGTGACAAAAACTAACTGTGATGCTTTCCAATATTACAATAGCGACCACATTCCAAACTTATTCTGTTGGCAGTAAAGTGAAAGACCATAACACCTAATGACAAAGGGAGGCCATTTAAAATGTCCTGGGTATTGATCCCATTTCAAAAATTTTGCATCAAGAAATGGTCAACAATTTGAATGACATCATAAGCAGAACAGTTCTTTGGTGATCCCAGTTTGACGTTGACTGGAGCGATGCCTGTAAATTCCTGATAAAAATGcctcatttcagtgaaataagtaagAGAGCCACATATGAAACCAAAGCTATTGGGATGATGGGTTAGGCACCAGCTTTTTACCTGAAGGCTTGGGTTCAAATTTATGGAATGAAGTCTCCTCTGTTTGCTGGTCAAAATGGTCCGTTATAGATTGGGTTTCAGAGTTCTCAAGCAAGCATCAATTGGCAGTGTCAATAAGACATAATCCAAGCTAGTAACTAAAAATTGCTCCCAATTCTTCAAGTAATTGTGATACTCAACCAGGTATTTGTTGTAGAAAACAGAACGAATGCAATAATGGAGAAGGAGTTAATTCCCAGGGCATAAGGACTAATGTTCTTGGGGCAGTGAAAGAATTTAACTAAGCATCGGTGAAATAGAGATGATCCAaacacattaacatctcactcaTCTTTTAAGCACAAAAGAAAATATGATTAAAATTGGTGGCCAGTTACAATAATggagtatctctctctcacaattaAACTCGAGCCACACTTAGAGAATTTCCGTCCTCTTTTTCCCAAATTCTTGGATAAATAATCAAACAGCCACTGTGGAACTATGAAAATAAAGGTGTGggagaatggagataaggaaCCCAAGATGAAGTGTATATTCCCAACGAAAATACGATACAGATCTATTGGAGCAGGTGTGGATGCATCTGTGACATCACGTCAGTTCCTCATAACAGTTCACATTGATGGAAAACTCAGAAGGTGCAATACATTGGTTTCATTTCAGTGTGAGGAAAAGTCTTCACAGGGGTAACTCAACTagtaagaaacaaaacaaaaattatttacCAATAATCACTGACATATTTGGAGTTTCTGCTGTTCTTCTTTCAGCTTTGCCAGAGAGATTAGGAATTTCAGTGATTCTCTTGCATGAATAACAAACTCAAATGGCACCTTTAGCAATGAAACTTCTCAAAGAACTTCATTGAGGTGGAATAGAAAAaaacaaccattgagccatgcCTGGTTGGTTTTATCTAGCGGTGACATTGGCCACAAATGCAGCCAACTGTGTTGATTTAACTCAACTTAGGTCCATTTCTCATTCCCTTGCTCCCtgattattgaatggcagtggcAGAGACTGGTTTTCACATACCTCTGTCGGAGTGACACAACTGGATTGATGCAAATGCAGGCCAGATGGAGCAAAGTCAGAATCTAACATAAAATGAAAGCTCTCAGTGTCGGCTGAAATCCATGAGAGATGCTTACTCAAAAATGACAGTAGAAACTTGAGAGATCCAAATATTAAAATTCATTTGAAATGTCAAGGACATAAAACTTACAGCTTATTCCATGCATAAGAGATAGAATTAAATTAATGTCCTAATTCTTATGCTGTGACTCTCTATCAGAACTGAAATGGAATGTATGGGCAACGTTTAATTAAATTGCTTttaacaaatcaaaacaaatttgGATGAAACACAGTGACTGACAATATACGGAAAAATGAAATGCATTTCGCGTGTGTTGGCCTGCATAACCAAAAATATATTGCAAAAAAATGTTCACCTTTTTTGGTCAAATGGTTGGTTAAGCTTTTTACTTTTAGGTTTGGCGGCAATGATGGACGGAGGTTGATAGTGTGAAAAAGCTCTTCAAACCTTTTATCACAAGATTCCAAAGCAACAGGATTCGAAAAAGCAAGTTTGACtggtctgtttaaaaaaaaggcaaaataagGAACAATTAGAATTTCATATCAGGATTTTGGAAGTAATCACGAAATACTTTCTAGTCACTGACTATCTGAGACTAGTGTTACAAAATTCAAACCATGGCAATTACAGTAAAATCAAATACTGCATTGCCCACAATCGAGAGATTGCAGGTACCAAATTTAAAACATACTGAATAACTTGTTCTTTTTTGTTGGACAAGATGTGTCACATTACATCCAGATCCAAGCCAAAGCCACAATAGCTGGGAAGCTTTGGCTAATGAAAACTCCACTGAAAGACACAGATTCCAGCTCAATAACTTACGTATAACAAGTGTTTGCAAAGAACATTTGGGGCAAATGGCCTGTCTGCACTGTACACTTGACCGAATTCCACACAATTATATCATCCTCCACAGTAATAGGTTCAACAACCTGGCCATGTCAAAGGAAAAAATATAATTGAATGACAGTTAACCTAAATTGTTCTCTCTGTGTGTCAGACAGAAAAGCACTGCTTTTTATACTTTTATATAAATaatgtggatgtgaatataggaggtatggttagtaagtttacagatgacagtgaaatggacagtgaagaaggttacctcaggatACAACGGGACCTTTATCAGACTGGTTGAGgcgtggaccaaagggtcagtttccatgctgtgcaactaTAACTCTAAGTGTCAGGAGTTGCCTTTCCATAGCCTTAGCTAGAGATTTAAAAAATTAATAGTTTTCAAGAGAAAGTTTGATATAGTTCTTGGAACTAAAGAGCTTGAAGGGTAGAAGGCAGGAACAGGGGATTGAGTTGGTCAACCATGATCACATTACATGAAACAGCAAGCTCAaaaggctgagtggcctgttcaAATTTTTTCTGCTTCTAAACAATAAGAAATGTAATTCGAATTATGTACATTCAAACTGTATTTTGCCCTGGTACATAGGAGCTTTAAGCATAATTTGAAAATATAACATTTATACGCAACAAGTTCTCCAGACCATAACAGACAAAAATCTCATGATCACTTTGAAACTGTTGGATGTGGCAGTGTTATGGTGATTTTTCTGGTATAGTAATGCAAAGAAGCTAATTTCTAATCCTTCTGTGACAGATCAAGCGTTCAAATTAAATTTCTTGCTGAATCTGGAAATGAAAAATTGTATCGGTAAAGCTGAAACTGTCCAATTGCACAAAACGCGATTTGATTCATTAAGATCTTCAAGGAATGAAACAATCACATATGGAGAGCTACATCAGTCTCTCATCTCAGACCAACCTGGTTGACTGTTCTCTGAATGAGCCTAGCAAGCAACTTTACGTTGTGCTATACAATAAACATTGCCCATAGCCAGAAAAGGGTTTTAAACAAAAACCTTACTTGTGAAATTTCCTCTTCGGTACCAGACTCTCCATTTCCTGGTCTTTTGCAGCTCCTGGCAATGTGTAGCTGTCCACAAATTTATAGAGACTGCTGCTGCGATCCTCAAACATACTCTCCCGCTCTTTGCTGAAGAGTCTTGTACTGACAGGGTAGAAAACTCTATGATCCATCAGAGCCTGGCAGAGGCGAGCCGCCTTCAAACGTGAAATATCACTGTTGCTGAAGTAAACGTTTTGCATGAGGTAACTCagcaccacatcaactgcatcgGCACCAGTGAAACAGTCACTGTGCATTTTCCAATGCAGTCTCTGCTGCCTCAGGTCCACCTGAGTATGAAGGACATGAATAATACTGTTCCAGAGCTGTGTTGCATGAAACGGTTCTGAATGTCCTTAATAAACAAAAGAAGTATCTTAAGAAAACTTCAACGTTTTTGTAAAATCACCTGTATTTGGATCATGCTTCATCGCATCTCTCAGAATATCAAGTTTTCTCACATCCAGTGCATAACTCTGCAGTATAATCTTATGCACCTGTTGCAGCAGGAATGTCACTACGCTAATAATCCAGTGGTCTAGGCTAATGCTTGGGGatacatgttcaaatcccaccatggcaactgTTGGAAATTAAAATCAGTTCAGACAATGTGAAAATCAAAGATGGTCTCAATAATGGCAATCATGGCACTATCAttgattgtcacaaaaacccattCGGTTCACAAGTGTCCTTCATAGAtggaaaatctgctgtccttacctggtccaaTCTCCCTGCTAGCATCAAAAAGCCCTCTTGGCAAATTAAATGATCACTTCATGACTAGTGAAAGCTGACTGTATGGTCACAGCTTGCTTGGGAGAGTACGCCAATATCAATGCCCATGGTTTCCAGAGATGCCACAAATATGAAAATCTAATTAAAATTGTAAATAATCCAATTTACCCGGCCATCTGATTCAgttaaaaggttaaaaaaaaacagaccagGTTTTagtcattcaaaaaaaaatcattgtaacCAAAGTAACTTCTAAACCAAaggcaaaaaaagaaaaaattgaATTGCTAACTTATAACAAGACCTCTTAAACTTCATCCCATTTAAATTCCGGGACACAGAAAAAGAAAAGACAAATATTACAGGAGAAGAAAAAGGAATCATGGAAATAAAGACCTGTAACAGCAGTCCACATCATAAAACTACATGCATGGTTCTcgcaatcctttcaattctatgTTGACAATGCTATCATCAGGCTTTGCTGGCTGATCGGCTAAACTCATGATTTTGGCTTTTCCTTTTAGGATGAATTCTTTGTGTCCCTGAATGTCATTTCCTGATCTTTCGACAGAGATTAGAGAAACTTCAGAAAGGAGTCTGATGCAGTCAGCTTCAAATTTTTCTCTGTAGCTGGAGCGTACCAATTGGAGGGTTATGAACGTATGAGCTCTCCTGAACCCACAACAGATGGTGCCAATTTGTCTGGACTGAGCATCCCCAATAAGTGGAAAAACATAAGTTGCTTAGGAAAGCCAGCATAGATATCTAaaggagcattttttttaactAACATGGAGTTTCTGCAAAGGTAACAGAAAGACAATAATGGTGAGGGTAATGCTCTTGACGTGGAGTGTGTGcacttccagaaggtatttgaaaCAATGCCACATTGCATTCTGCATTGTTGCATTATAACCTATGAATTGGCTGAAGCAATCAAATACCAAGATATTAGACAGATTAGTGATAGACAGAGGTACTGATGTTAGGTTGAGGACAATTGAGACGATACTTTATCTTACCAGTGTATTAGGTGCAAATGGAATTTGCTAATTTTTTACAGTTTGTTGAAAGTATGTTAACACCAATAATCATATTACTCTGGCTGACTGATTGTTAACGTAGATAAACAAGTTTGTGGTCTtggacaaatttttttttgtttctgtcacCTGTAAAGTGTTGCATGCTAACAAACTACAAAAATAATGGGCTTCTTTGATAGGCTGAACTGTATTTAACCTTGacacaaaacatctgaaaacctGCTTCACAATGTCAATATTATACGCTGCAGTGTCTGGAGCAACATATGATTCATTATataacattttcttttttaaaaaaaaactttggttgCTTAATGAGGCAAGCAAGGTAAAGTTGTCATAGtcccacagggctgctctctcattagtaAATGAtcggtggtagtttaacctgaggggcacCATATGTCAGGTGAGATCAAGAATTCTtcatggaattgaacccacactgcagGCACCACGCTCAGTGAAAACCAACCACGCTGCCAACAGAACTCACGCACCTCCACTCATAAGTCAGGCACCATTTGCCAGCAATCCCATTTGTCAGTTCCTCCAAATAACTGAAAACAGCAATATGACAAGATGGCAAGTCATAAAGAAACATAATCATATCTGGTAAAGAAGTAAGCCATTCATGCTATCAAATCTATTTTGTCTCCCTACACAGCAATCTAGTTAGTTCCATTCCCCTTGATCCCTGTGATCCTCTGAGAAGGGTAAgaaagcagcaaaaaaaaaggaaagcaaaGAGAAACTCTAAATTAAATTTCCACATAATAGTAAATTGTTTGACAGGCActtaaataacaaaagaaaaattggGTTAGGTTGAAGCAGCTGCCTTGCTTTCCTGCAGACATGTTTTTTGTATCTTTCCCACTAGTGGGTGGCTATCATAAACATTACTCATAATTACTGAATGCATATGATGTTATTTGATTTAGAAACTTGGGTTCTAAAGTGGAAAGGACTATTCACAGCCCTTTTAGAATTGTATTTAGATTTTGTTTGGTTTAAGAGGGTGAAGATGTAGGTTTTATCAGTTTCATCAAGCTTTTTACAGGTTTCTCATTGTATTACCGAGAGAAATCTCTCATCATAGCTTAACAAACTCAACTCATTAACTACGATCTATGATGACCTTTTTATCCAGTTCTAGCTCCATCTTATGCACTGTTCCTGGAACAACTTGACATTCACTGGATATCTGCCCAAAGAACAGCAACTCCAGCGCCCACACCATCTTTGCAAGGAAACTGCACCCAGAAAAACTTTTGCAATTGTGGCACTGCTTCATCAACAATGTAATGGCACAGCAACCACAAAGCCATGGTGCTCACAGCATATAGTTATCATGgctgacactctcacacatatacagccCCATTCTCTCATCCTGGTCCCTGTTTAACTACCACTCACCCAGTCTAGAAGTTCCAAGTTACGTTTTGTCTAAACACCCTAAGTCACCTCTATGGTCTCTCCAAAGTCTACTGTAAATCCACATTTTATCCTTGTCCAGTCGGGGAACATCACATAAAGGCAAGCAATCAGACAGATCCAGACATGAACTTTTATTTACAGTCACCATAAGCaagcaaacaaaatgaaacaacTCTGCAGTTCACAGcccaaaatgcaaactaaatGTTGGTATGATGACCACTGCTGACTTTACACTCCATGAAGGTCTGCTGCATCCAGCTTTCATCTACTGGAACCGGGTGTCAAACACTCTGTTGAACTCAGTCACAGACAAGGAGAGCTTCCTGCACCTCAACGGTGCCCTCCTCGGAAGACTGCTCCCACTCCACCAATTCCCCATCCATCCCATCATCTTGTCACCTGTTCCAACTGTGCATAGCAGACACAACAAAATGACGTGTGGCCACACTATTCGGAAATGGCCCCTACAGACTGATCCAACCAGGGGGAGCCACGTCTTCAGtatccctcgtctgctccacactcagcCCTGATTGAAACTTCACCTGCATTGTATCTGCACTGTTTCATTTAGGAGGCTGCTCAATGGTTTCAAGAACCATTGTTTCAATATGTAGTCCTCATTCTCCAATGTACCTATCCATCAATAACCTAAAAGAGGTTCCCGAACTCTCAAACACATTAGGTACACAAGAGTGGGCCAAAATGTAGGGGTTTTGGCAGCTGCCATGGTAGTGGCATTCACTCCAGGAAGTGGCTAATGATCATAGATTACTTGCACATTAATGAAACAGAATCTTCACTATTGATGAATTCTGCATTGTGATACAGCCCTCTCAGCCCCACACAAGCACAGTCAATGGCACTGGGCACCTGGGGTAAACGAGTCCAATACTAGCCAGCATAGATTTCAGGcaagagggtaaagatttaaaaaggacctgagggttaactttttcacacagagggtggtacatttatgaaatgagctgccaaaggaagaggtggaggcatgtacaattacaacacttaaaaggcatctaaatgagtgtatgaataagaaggatttagagggatagggtccaaatgggactaggtcagatcgAGATGTTGGTCAGCATaaacaaattggactgaagggtctgtttcagtgctatgTAACTCTAGAAGAGACTTGTGAGCAAAGTTATAGGCTGTGGCATAAAAGGGACAACgacaatgtggatacaaaattggcagaGTGATAGGAAGTAGGGAGTAacagtcaatggatatttttcaggctccaggaaggtttgtagtggagtttcATGGGGGTGGCATTGGAATTCTTTTATTTCTCAACACATATTAATGACCTAGATATTGGTGCACAGGGACAAATTTCAAAGCTAATGATTACACAAAACTTGGAAGGATTGTAACATTGCAATTTTGAGGAAGACACTTTGAGAATTCACAAGCTGGAGGGGTAAGGAGATAaagttcaatgcagacaagtgagaggtgatgtattttggttggaagaatgtGAGCAGACAACATAAAATACAGGGGTACAATTCTTAGAACATACAGCAGAAGGACCTGGGACATACCTGTTCTCTTCATCTGCCCTGACTGAAGCACAAAGCATACAGTATCTTTGGTTTTATTAATACAATCAGAGTACAATCGCAAGGTGGTTTTGTAAAACACATTCAAGACTCTTGTTAGACCTGTGCTCGAGTACTGTGTATAGCTTTGGGAAGCTCATTACAAAGAAAATGTGAGTACATTGAAGACTGCAGGAAGTATTTATGAGGagagttccagggatgagaaatttcagttgtgaggatagattggagGGGCTGGAACTGTTCTACTTGAAAAGAGAAATGGCTTAGAGAAAATTCAACCATATTTGCTTctctgtgggccaagtgctgtgAAACAAAACTGCTTAACAATCAGAGGCATTGATAAAAGAGTCAAATATCATGTCTGAATCACTACTGTCACACAGGACTACACAAGTTAAATATTTGGAGTTCTGACAGAAACCAAAACATTCAGACAATTTATCGAACTCCACAAAACTTCAGAAGTAGACTAGTAGCAAAGCTTTACTGTTGCAGATTTAGAAGGGAGTGAAAAATGATCCTTAGTGTGGTTTACCCTCAACACATACTGAAGATCAACTGACTGAGGAAACGATGGGGCAAAAATTTGGGGATCAATGGTGCTAAGACAGAATTGAAAGTTTGGACACAGGATGTATCTGAATTGCCTCATTATCAAAGTAAATATTTCGGATTTAAACGCTTTGTGCATTGTAAAACATTGATGCTTGACAAAGGCATTAAGCTATGACAGATCTTTTGCTGTCAAAAAGAAAATTGGTTtgttaaacatttaaaataaatgatacaGCAAATTATTATATTTGCTGCAAGACATCTAGAATTTGAGGATAGGAATACTTTGTCAGTTTTATTAGAGAGGCTTCAGTTTTATATTTCACTCAATATATTGCAATTTGACTTTATATTTTAGAGATTAATTCATATTACTATTATGAAACATAACACAATGTAGAATGCTAAGAGCAGCACTATTGCTAAACATAGATGTTTCAGATTAAGTTGAGCAACAATGCAGGGAACATGGCCAACAACATTCAGCTCAAAGCTACTGAGCTTGATGAACAGCAGAGTTACTGTCCTAAACGGGAAATGGAGGGATTGTGGAAAGCATGTTTCAAAGAAGTGACTGTCCCTCATCGCCAAATGAGTGACAGAAGTTAAATACTTGAAGCTGGTGGCCATCATGCCAAGATGATGAGCAGGATTTCACTAGGGGAACTTTATTCTGAAATGAGCTTTCAAAAATGGTTGTTCTGTAGGCAAGGATGTGAAGAGTACAGCATCAACACTGTCATATTACACAATGCAAAAAATTAAGCTAGTCTCATTTTACATGTACACAAAGAATCTAAAAATAGATGTTCATTCACTTCACCCTCAACCTAGGCTTCACCGCTAACCCCTCAATGCACACCTTCACACCCCGTAAAGACCACCCTGACCCCTCAGCACCCCCATGAGCTCAATGACTCCACATCCTGCCATACATTCACCCATGCCCtaatcccacacccacacctctTCTCAGAACTCCGTTCCCATATTTTCATTCCTCTCACATATCCACACCACCAATTCCACTCACCCACACATCCTCCCCCAGATTTCTCTCAGcacccccattcccctcacttGCCTGATCcccaaacccttcattccctgcACCCTCACCTCCCCCAATTCCCACATACCTTCACCtcccatagagtcacacagcacaaaaacagatcatTTAACATataacagtacaggcccttcagcccatgatgttgtgctgatctattatTCTActgagatcaatctaccctgcataccctacattttactatgtgcctttccaagagtcgcttaaaggtctctgaagtatctgattccactaccactgcaggcagcgcattccacacgcccaccactctctatgtaaagaacccacctctgacatctctcctataccttcctccaatcaccttaaaattatgccaccttGTAATAGtcaattccaccctgggaaaatgtctctggctatccactctatatctacgcctctcatccttcttcgcttcaatgagaaaagccctaactcctTCAACCTTCCCTCCTAAGACCTGAcctccactccaggcagcatcctctgcactctctttaaagcttctacatctttcctataatgagatgacagaactgaacacaatattccaagtgtggtccaacCAAGGTTTAACTGAGCTGCAGtgtaacctcacggctcttaaactcaattcccctgccaatgaaagccaacatattatatgccttctttacaacccaatCAACTTGAGGAGCTACTTTGTGGGATCTATAGGCgtagaccccaagatccctccgttcctccacactgccaagaatcctgctattaaccctgtattctgcattcaaattcaaccttccaaaataaatcactttccAACTAATCCGCaccaaacataatcctaaactaacttagtcccacctgcctgcacttagtTTATATCACTCCAAACATTCCTTAATTATGTAGttatcctaatgtcttttaaacattgtaactgtactcacatccaccacttccctgaGAAGTTTATTCCGCACACAAAACGACAGTTCAAAAAAACTGCTCCCCATGTCTCTATTtgaatctttctcatctcactttaaaaatacacccccctcatcttgaaatcccccatcttacggggaagacacctgccattcagcCTACTTATATCccttacgattttataaacctctataaatcaCCCCGCAACATCTTATGCTCCACTGAATGAAAAATATCGCAGCCTCTccggtaaatcatttctgaatcatctccagcttaataacatgcTTCCTTTTACAGAGACCACAACTGGACATATTCCAGAGGACCTCACCAATGCCTtttacaacttcaacatgacgtcccaaaggatctgagcaatgaaggcaggcatgctacaaaccttaaccaccctgtctatatgtgatgcaaacttcgaAGAACTGTGTACTTGAACCTCAaagtctctgttctacagcactactcAAGGCCCTATCATtgaatgtataagtcctgcccttgtacgttttaccaaaatacaatacctcgcaTATATCCAGGTGAACTCTCgtcagccactcctcagcctattggcccagTTGAGCAAGATCTCTTCGTAATTTTGGATaattacaccaccaattttggtgtcatcagcaaacttccaagCCATGCCTCCTACGGTcccatccagatcatttatatgaatgaaaACCATACCCAACACGAGTCCTCCTCCTCTCCGCCCCTCATACCGATACCTGTCCGCCGCCTCCCCAACGAGCTGCAGCTTCCCAACCGCCGGAAGCGGGGAGTCACAGAGGCCGCCATCGCAACCGCACGCCCGCTCCTGACGTCACCGGCTCCGCCACTATCACGTGGGTTTCCGGCTCCACGGAGCGGCGCCTCCCTGCTCACAGCATCAAACCTGCAGTACTCAGAGTGACCAGTGGGAGGGTCACAGTGTCCACTGAGAGCATCAGCGCAACTGGTAGGAAGGTCCGGATGACCACTGGGGAGGTTCAGATTATGAgaggaactgaatacaaaagtGAGGGGTTTCTGCTTTAGTTacacaggacactggtgagactgcatcagGAGTACTGTGCACGGTATTGGTCTGCTTAGTGACAGAGGGACGTaaatgtattggaggcagttcagagaaggtttactagccTAATACCTAGAACAGAGGAGGAATTGTCTTCCACAAAAAGACTAGGCTTGTACCACAGGAGCTTAGAAAAGTAGGATGTGACTTGAGTAAAACATTCAGAAAGGAAgctacgataacaaagtgtagggctggatgaacatagcaggccaagcagcatcttagaagcacgagagctgatgtttcgggcctagacccttcatcagaaaagggggatgaggagagggttctgaaataaatagggagaaagggcgaggcggatcgaagatggatagag is a genomic window containing:
- the depdc4 gene encoding DEP domain-containing protein 4 isoform X1, producing the protein MAASVTPRFRRLGSCSSLGRRRTGHSEPFHATQLWNSIIHVLHTQVDLRQQRLHWKMHSDCFTGADAVDVVLSYLMQNVYFSNSDISRLKAARLCQALMDHRVFYPVSTRLFSKERESMFEDRSSSLYKFVDSYTLPGAAKDQEMESLVPKRKFHKPVKLAFSNPVALESCDKRFEELFHTINLRPSLPPNLKVKSLTNHLTKKVVEDVWKQTTLLQLLHLIHLPILDNILESPVKAKRRRLVQFNQKIDLIISNTFLDREVSQSLNLPYTDEWFSVAVDCLEYFPDEVIVHTSELLSQITNDKEATEKYKRVLFETIVRHYSQNKEPLLCDRYRDIYAGIIELLENGKTRQALEAAQLGIRLLEPNWREELHRLLSFMAVAATPDACILQKQNANRTVMRKTFTKAIVQSKSLTKVQAEELVMFLMDNCTELFKIPGSLLRMVRQKLLFLKEGGDPTASSGFTFCQHVTRKEFEEQKGKTTVDQLKQLVQEISQNSNKSAKYGNRLLQEFQKQHPSVFVQHYSNII